GACCCGCTCAACAGCGAACCGCCCCTCGGCGAGCTCGTCCGCGACGTCATCACGCCCGTCGAATGGTTCTACGTCCGAACGCACGGCACGATTCCGGCGATCGATGAAGACCGCTTCGTGCTCGAGGTCGACGGCGCCGTCGAAACACCGCTGCGACTCACGATGCGCGATTTGCGCTCGAAGTTCGAGAAGTCGACGGTCATGGCAGCATTGCAGTGCGCCGGCAATCGACGTACTGAGATGATAGCGATCGCGCCGGTGCCGGGCGAAGTCGAGTGGGGATCGCAGGCGATCGGCAACGCGACGTGGTCGGGTGCCCGCCTGGGCGATATTCTGCGCGCCGCGAGCCCGACGCCGGAGGGCCGTCACGTCGCGTTCCTCGGCGCCGACGAGATCGAGAAATACGGTGAGATCATCGGTTTCGGCGCCTCGATCGAGACCGAGAAGGCGACGGCGGATGAGACGCTTCTCGCGTACGAGATGAACGGTCTGCCGCTCGATGCGATCCACGGGTTTCCTTTGCGGAGCATCGTGCCCGGGTTCATCGGTGCGCGTAGCGTGAAGTGGCTGACGAAAATCACCGTGCAAGCGGCGGAATCGACCAATTACTACCAGGCGAAGTCGTACAAGGTCTTCCCGCCGGATGTCCGCGCCGAAACGGCGGATTGGACGTCGGTGCCGGCGATCGAGGCGGTCGCGCTCAACGCGGTCATCTGCAGCCCTACTGACGGTGCGACGCTCGCGCAGGGTCCGACGACGGTCGCCGGCTACGCGATCGGCGGCGGCGGTGCTCCCATCGAGCGCGTCGAAGTCTCTACGGACGGCGGCGCCACGTGGATGCGTGCCGACCTGCTCGGCAGACCACAGATGTGGGGCTGGACGTTGTGGCGAGCTCGCGTCGATCTTGCGACCGGCGACCGCGAAATTGCCGCTCGCGCCAGAGACGCGCAGGGCAACGAGCAGCCCTCGGACCCGGCAGAGCTCTGGAATTTCAAGGGCTACAATTTCAACGCCCGGCACAAGATCCTCGTCGGCGTGAGGTAGCGCTCGGCGTCCGAGCGCTTCTCATACGAACCTTCCGTGAAGCGGTAACGCGTGCAGGACGTTCGGCACCTCGCCGGCGGGACCGCTCGCACTACGTTTGAAAATGCCGCTGCGGGATAATGACTCGCAAATGAAGGTCACTCTCGGCACGCGTGATCGCGATCTCGAAGCGGCGCGGGGCGAGCGATTCGTCGACTTTCCGCGACGGCTCGACATGGCGATGTATGACGAAGCGGTCGAGCAGTACGGCCGCGCCGTCAAGTCGCGAGCGGTGGCCGTCTATCGCGGCGGACGTGTACGATTCCCCGGATTGTCCGATATCGACTTGCTCGTCGTCGTCGACGATCAGCCCGTTTGGGATAACGAGGAATATTTCTCCCCGTTCGTCCGCTTGCCGCGACGTTACCACGAGCTGTTCCATCACCGGCCGCATTTCGTTCCGCGGTCGTGTATCGACGCGCTGGCGTACAGCACGTTCGCCTACACCTCAAAGGCGGCCGCACACGGCGGCGTCGACGATGCCGGTTTCAGGCGGCAGCTCGTCGTCGGCGATGACGTCGTGCCGAAGACCTGGCCGATGCCGAACTACTCCTGGTATCTGTGCAGCCTCTTCGAGACGGCGATCACCGCGCGGTTGCGGTTCGATCATTTCCGAGCGTCGCGGCAGCGCAGTGTGCGGCGTCTAGCGTCGATGGCGGCGACGTTCCGCTTTCCTCTTCGCCAGCTCGACGAGCTGAGCGGCACGTCGTACGAAGGCTCGTACTCGGCGATCATCGACCGTGCCCGCGCTGAACTGCTCGAAACGGGCGGCGATGTCCAAGCAGCCGCGGACGTTCTCCTCACGCTCTACGAGGCGACGCTCTCGGGGTTCGAACGCTCGATCGGCGAACTCGCGAACGCCCGCCAGGGCGAGCCCGCTGTCCACGCGGCGCGCGAGATCCTCGCCGCGCGTCGAGTCCTCCCCGCCATCGAACCGTCATACCTGGCATCGAGACGCGACGCGATCCACACGTATTTCGATCGCCTCCGCCGCACGAAGATCTCGGGGTTGACGATCTTCGTCCGCGAGCCGTATCGGGCCGAGGTCCAGCTGTACCGCCAGCCGCTCTGGGTCGGCCGGACCGCGACGGCGCTGCGGACCGCCATCGACGCGCTCGGATAGCAGGCGCACGACGCCACGCGCGACGTATTGGTCGCGCATCGTGAACGGACAGAACCGGATGCCTGCCGTGTTCATCGGCCACGGCAGCCCGATGAACGCGATCGAAGACACGCCGTACAGCCGCGCGTGGCGCGAGCTTGGAGTGGCGCTGCCGCGGCCACGTGCGATCCTCTGCGTCTCGGCGCACTATTACCGCCGTGGTACTGCGGCGACTGCAAACGAGCGGCCGCGGACCATTCACGACTTCGGAAACTTTCCACGCAAGCTCCACGAAATGCGCTACCCCGCGCCAGGTGATCCCGAACTGGCAGCCGAGGCAGCTCGTCTTCTCGCACCGACGGCCGTCGAGCTCGACGAGCGCTGGGGGCTCGATCACGGCGCATGGTCCACACTCGTCCACATGTATCCGAACGCCGACATCCCCGTCGTCGAGCTCTCCGTCGATGAAGACAAAGCACCCGACGAGCATTTCAATCTTGGCGCGAAGCTCGCTCCGCTGCGCGAGCGCGGCGTTCTCGTCATGGCGACGGGCAACGTCGTCCACAACCTCGAGTACTTCAACCCGAACATGTCGGGCGCATACGATTGGGGGCAGCGTTTCGATGGGTACATCCGCGCAGCGCTCGAGGCAAACGATCGCGCGGCGCTCGTCGGATACGAACGTCATCCGGACGCGGCGCTCGCCGCTCCGGACCGCGATCACTTCCTGCCGATCCTCTACATCGCGGGCGTCCGCGCCGCTGATGAGCCGCTAAGCTGGGTCGTCGATGGCGGCCTCGAACTCGGTGCGGTCTCCATGCGCGCGTTCCGCGTCGGTTGATGCGCTGCCGCCGACGCATCCAATTCGCCCTACTATACGTATCCAGGGTATGAAGATGAAGAACTACGCTTTCGGGTCGGCCTTCCTCATCGCGGTGATCGCGACCGTCGTCCATTTCGGCACCGCTTCCGGAGCGACGGCAGCGCCAAGCCCGACCACGGCGCCGAAGGGTTCGCAGCAGCTTGTCCTCGCCGGCGGGTGCTTCTGGGGGATGGAGGCGGTCTTCGAGCAGCTCAAAGGCGTATCGAGCGTTGTCGCCGGCTACTCCGGCGGTGCGTCCGACACGGCGCACTACGAGATGGTGAGCACCGGCGAGACAGGTCACGCCGAGTCCGTCCGGATCACCTTCGACCCGACGCAGATCTCGCTCGACCAGCTCTACGACGTGTTCTTCAATGTCGCGCACGATCCGACCGAGCTCAACCGCCAAGGTCCGGACGAGGGATCGCAGTACCGCTCGGTGATCTTCTACGCCGACGACGCGCAGAAGAACGCGGCCGAAGCGTACGTCAAGCATCTCGAAGCCGCCAAGACGTTCGGCTCGCCGATCGTCACGCAAATCGTTCCCCTGCGAGCCTTTTATCCGGCCGAGGACTACCACCAGCACTTCGTCCAGAACCATCCCGACTATCCGTACGTCGTCTTCAACGAC
The Candidatus Eremiobacteraceae bacterium DNA segment above includes these coding regions:
- the ygiD gene encoding 4,5-DOPA dioxygenase extradiol → MNGQNRMPAVFIGHGSPMNAIEDTPYSRAWRELGVALPRPRAILCVSAHYYRRGTAATANERPRTIHDFGNFPRKLHEMRYPAPGDPELAAEAARLLAPTAVELDERWGLDHGAWSTLVHMYPNADIPVVELSVDEDKAPDEHFNLGAKLAPLRERGVLVMATGNVVHNLEYFNPNMSGAYDWGQRFDGYIRAALEANDRAALVGYERHPDAALAAPDRDHFLPILYIAGVRAADEPLSWVVDGGLELGAVSMRAFRVG
- a CDS encoding molybdopterin-dependent oxidoreductase, yielding MSITSSGSKQIIRTTDPLNSEPPLGELVRDVITPVEWFYVRTHGTIPAIDEDRFVLEVDGAVETPLRLTMRDLRSKFEKSTVMAALQCAGNRRTEMIAIAPVPGEVEWGSQAIGNATWSGARLGDILRAASPTPEGRHVAFLGADEIEKYGEIIGFGASIETEKATADETLLAYEMNGLPLDAIHGFPLRSIVPGFIGARSVKWLTKITVQAAESTNYYQAKSYKVFPPDVRAETADWTSVPAIEAVALNAVICSPTDGATLAQGPTTVAGYAIGGGGAPIERVEVSTDGGATWMRADLLGRPQMWGWTLWRARVDLATGDREIAARARDAQGNEQPSDPAELWNFKGYNFNARHKILVGVR
- the msrA gene encoding peptide-methionine (S)-S-oxide reductase MsrA yields the protein MKNYAFGSAFLIAVIATVVHFGTASGATAAPSPTTAPKGSQQLVLAGGCFWGMEAVFEQLKGVSSVVAGYSGGASDTAHYEMVSTGETGHAESVRITFDPTQISLDQLYDVFFNVAHDPTELNRQGPDEGSQYRSVIFYADDAQKNAAEAYVKHLEAAKTFGSPIVTQIVPLRAFYPAEDYHQHFVQNHPDYPYVVFNDLPKLKHLREQYPQLVK